One part of the Streptomyces lienomycini genome encodes these proteins:
- a CDS encoding DUF5955 family protein, with amino-acid sequence MLRSSEQKRVVVGDEDVRVVALRTAVSRLRRQLALLPADFPDRVIAEDELADLAAMAGRGAPEVPRLRRSLLLVAGAIGSVSALGPGLTEVRHAVELFGDPPRR; translated from the coding sequence GTGTTGCGAAGCTCGGAGCAGAAGCGAGTGGTCGTCGGCGACGAGGATGTGAGGGTGGTGGCGCTGCGGACCGCGGTGTCCCGGTTGCGCCGTCAACTCGCCCTGCTGCCCGCGGACTTCCCGGACCGGGTGATCGCGGAGGACGAACTGGCCGACCTCGCCGCGATGGCGGGCCGCGGCGCCCCGGAGGTGCCGCGACTGCGCCGCTCCCTGCTGCTGGTGGCCGGTGCGATCGGCTCCGTCAGCGCCCTCGGGCCGGGGCTGACGGAGGTCCGTCACGCGGTCGAGCTGTTCGGGGACCCGCCGCGCCGCTGA